In Elusimicrobiota bacterium, the genomic stretch ACGATGTCTTGTTCGATGTCGGCGTCGCGCCGGCGCGTGTACTGGAAATAGAAACGCGCATTGGAGTCATCGGGGTTGCCGTAAAGCGTCATCAGCCAAAACAAATCCCGCACCGTCAGAGACATGCGCAGCGCGGCCGTTTCCGAACCTTCGAGAACGGCCGGGACGCCCGCTTTTTTGAGCTCGTCAAAATACACCCAGGCATTGCTCATTTTCCTCAGCAGGATCGCAAAATTTTTCCAAGGCCAGACGCGTTCGCGAGCCAGCCCGGCAATGGCGGCGGCCACATGCCGGGCTTCCCGGCGGCGTTCATCATGATTGTCTCCGGACGATTGGGCGGGCATTTGATGCCAATAGATGACGTCCGCGTTGAAGGATTTTTTTCCGGCCGCGCCCATGGGCTCATAGCCTTCCAAGGCGCCGTGAAAAACTTCGTTGACGAAGCGCAGGATGCCCGGGCCGCTTCTTTTATTGCCGGCCAGCGTGTATTCTTTGACATTCATGCGTTCTTTGGCGCCGAAGATCAGTTCCGGCCGCGCGCCCCGGAAAGCGTAAATCGATTGGAACGGGTCGCCGACCATGAATAAGCGGCCTCCGGGCGCTTCCTTAACGCCGGGGGCCATGCCCGCCAGGCGCGCGATGATCCTTAATTGGACCGGGTCCGTGTCTTGAAGTTCATCGAGGAGGATATACCCGATGCCGGCCTGCACATCCGCGATCATATCCGCCGGGCCTTCGTTTAAAAACCGGTCGAGCCAATACAGGATTAAGTCATAGTCAAGATAACCCTCTTCCTTGCTTTGTTCCAGCGCCCGCTTCACTTTGGCGAGCATGTTCGGCCAGGCCTCTTGAAGCGTTCGGGCGAACGCATGATCGGCGCTGAAGCTCAGCGTTTCGCCCGGCCGTCCCCCCAGCCCTTTTTTAGTTTCCTCCAGCGTTTCCAACAGCAAGGCTTCCAGTTGCGCATAAGAGACGCCGCTTAAGGCGGCGGCTTGATGCACGATTTCATCCCCGGAGAGTTCCCCCAGCAATTCTTTAAGGCCGGCCCCGCTGGCGTCAAAGCGCGTCAACAGGCCGCCCAGGGCTTCCAAGGGGTGATTGTCCAGTATTTTTTTGGCGAAGGAATGGATGGTGCCGATTTCCAGTCCTTGGCGCGCGCTGACGTCCAGGAGCTGCCCGGCTTTTTTGTTGAGATGGCTCCAGAACCGTTCGCCTTTGGGAAAATGGCGCTGGGCTTTAAGCCCATGCTCGATTTCTGCCCAGGGGATGCTGCCGTCGAATGACAGGCTGTCCGGGCTCAAAGCCGTGGCCACGGCTTTTAAGAAATGCAGAACGCGGCTTTTAAGCTCCTGAGCCGCTTTCTCCGTGAATGTGATGGCCACCACGCGGCCGGGTCCTTCCTGGCGCAGCAAGGCCACCAGGCATTTGGCGGCCAAGAGCCTGGTTTTGCCCGAACCGGCGCAGGCGCGAACCATGATATTGTTGGAAAAATCCGCCAGGATTTCAGCCAGGGCCCGCGATTCCAAGTCCGGCTCTTGAAAAAGGCTTTTATTCATCATCGTCGTTTTCAAGCGCAAACGAAGCGCTTAAGGGTTGAGTCAGCTCTTCATGGATGCGCCGCGCCGCGGGCACATCTTTTAAGCACAAGGATTGGTGCGGGCAATAAGAGCAACGCTCTGCGAATTTTTCATGCGGCCAAAAGGGAAATAGGACGGTTTCGGCATCCGCCGCGACTCCGGCCTCGAAAAGATTCAGCCACCGGCTCAGCCGCTCGCGTTGCGGCGCCAAGTTTTCTGCGGTTTTCCAGCCGAACACAAGCGGCGCTTTATTGGCGGCGACTTCCCAATAGGCGTTGATCAACAGCACCTGGCCCGAGGACGGGTTTTTTTCCTGGGCGTGGAGCAGGTAAAAAAGAATTTGAAGGCCGTAGCGCGGCCCTTCCGGGGAGCCGGGGGACATGAGTTTTTCAAGCATGCCCAAGGCTTTGGTCCTCGCGCCCGTTGTATCGCCGAACGCGGAGCGCCGTTTGAGCTTGATTTCGACGAACGTGTCTTCCCCCAGCGCCAGGTCCGCCCGGCATTCGAAGCTCATGACGCGGCCGTTGCCGCCGGTCAGCGCCAGGGTTTTTTCGCGCTCCAGCGTTTTCGCGGGCATGGCCGGCGCCAGCTTCGCCCATTCAGCGTTTAATAATTCTAAAAGGGAT encodes the following:
- a CDS encoding UvrD-helicase domain-containing protein produces the protein MMNKSLFQEPDLESRALAEILADFSNNIMVRACAGSGKTRLLAAKCLVALLRQEGPGRVVAITFTEKAAQELKSRVLHFLKAVATALSPDSLSFDGSIPWAEIEHGLKAQRHFPKGERFWSHLNKKAGQLLDVSARQGLEIGTIHSFAKKILDNHPLEALGGLLTRFDASGAGLKELLGELSGDEIVHQAAALSGVSYAQLEALLLETLEETKKGLGGRPGETLSFSADHAFARTLQEAWPNMLAKVKRALEQSKEEGYLDYDLILYWLDRFLNEGPADMIADVQAGIGYILLDELQDTDPVQLRIIARLAGMAPGVKEAPGGRLFMVGDPFQSIYAFRGARPELIFGAKERMNVKEYTLAGNKRSGPGILRFVNEVFHGALEGYEPMGAAGKKSFNADVIYWHQMPAQSSGDNHDERRREARHVAAAIAGLARERVWPWKNFAILLRKMSNAWVYFDELKKAGVPAVLEGSETAALRMSLTVRDLFWLMTLYGNPDDSNARFYFQYTRRRDADIEQDIVRPVAGLRERLFETAAPGLIVTGLKQCFGLSAQARALGPEETRAWEIAEVLAWSSGGDSAAFLKTLRSRLEPRLEEEEEDRKEASWEGDAVRIATIHKAKGLQFPCVVVAGLADWKLKVQGKKLFWDPATGRAAIAFNSAAKDNFLGSDPALFKELKEARRQKELAEEARILYVALTRSEEMLVVFEPPAADRTRSRSVGAVLTPLTKAKTLAQEWDCPLCSAREQSAPEMPPAPPIAAGQSDPIEAVPAQIRPALLYASEKEQLSDQEHPAGKRAGKGDPRLIGQLIHSVLERLPWGPADQQELNRLFTQAASDLKKNEKNWAKGTEEEALAALGVFLQSDLWREISGRRLLARELPVAYAAGDSLIVGRVDLIYEEAPGLIVVADYKTEAASAQEHRLQGRHYLNALEGFKKRLGAKNMIFEVISISNAKRYRLGA